A DNA window from Pogona vitticeps strain Pit_001003342236 chromosome 2, PviZW2.1, whole genome shotgun sequence contains the following coding sequences:
- the SAMD1 gene encoding sterile alpha motif domain-containing protein 1, which yields MAGPPPPPPGQEAPRYQEWILDTIDSLRSRKARPDLERICRMVRRRHGPEPERTRAELEKLIQQRAVLRVSYKGSISYRNAARVQPPRRGGAPAASPAAPQRPARTSPPSAPAAAAAAATATPRSSHRAAAPRAEPAAPPPAPPPPPPPPLPPPPPRRTGRERPPPPPPPPAQEESSPVSLREIVRYLGGDGAAPGGGRVTRGRAQGLLQEERLEKTRLGGGGGGGGGSSGNNVALPRAERGAQARAPNARAYRNKKAGEEVKGEEEEEDEEDEVSTMSEGSEVAQDFEASNYGRPGIGQLNGDCKDSKHGGKEIPQPSGALARDLRSLEEEQSLRKGSERPPHPEGNEQCHAKASWPGESACHRLGDSKKDGSTYQQPDRAVSPAVAGAEPSVPSSPGRPGIQADGRPFSCTSVKEKPSDPVEWTVADVVDYFTEAGFPEQASAFQDQEIDGKSLLLMQRTDVLTGLSIRLGPALKIYEYHIKVLQQCHFEEDEGDSFMG from the exons ATGGCCgggcccccgccgccgcccccgggcCAGGAGGCGCCGCGCTATCAAGAGTGGATCTTGGACACCATCGACTCCCTGCGCTCGCGCAAGGCGCGCCCGGACCTGGAGCGCATCTGCCGCATGGTGCGCCGGCGGCACGGCCCGGAACCCGAGCGCACCCGCGCCGAGCTGGAAAAGCTCATCCAGCAGCGCGCCGTGCTCCGCGTCAGCTACAAGGGGAGCATCTCGTACCGCAACGCTGCGCGGGTCCAGCCGCCCCGGCGAGGCGGAGCGCCCGCCGCCAGTCCGGCGGCCCCGCAGCGGCCGGCCCGCACTTCCCCGCCCAgcgcgcccgccgccgccgccgccgccgccaccgcgaCGCCCCGGTCCTCCCACCGTGCAGCAGCGCCTCGCGCAGAGCCAGCCGCGCCGCCgccggcgcctcctcctcctccgccgccgccactgccgccgccgcctcctcgtcGGACCGGACGGGAgagaccgccgccgccgccgcctcccccagCCCAGGAGGAGTCCTCTCCCGTGAGTCTGCGAGAGATTGTGCGCTACTTGGGCGGCGACGGCGCCGCGCCGGGGGGCGGCCGGGTGACGAGAGGCCGAGCGCAGGGGCTACTCCAAGAGGAAAGGTTGGAAAAGACCCGCttgggtggcggcggcggcggcggcggcggcagcagcggcaacAACGTCGCCTTGCCCAGGGCAGAGAGAGGCGCGCAGGCCCGGGCCCCCAACGCCAGGGCGTACAGGAACAAG AAAGCAGGCGAGGAGGTCAAaggtgaggaagaagaagaagacgaagaagatgAAGTCTCCACTATGTCCGAAGGTTCAGAAGTGGCACAGGATTTTGAGGCCAGCAATTATGGCAGACCAGGGATAGGCCAACTGAATGGGGACTGTAAGGACAGCAAGCATGGTGGGAAAGAGATCCCCCAGCCCAGTGGCGCCCTCGCCAGAGACCTGCGCTCCCTCGAAGAGGAGCAGTCCTTGAGGAAAGGATCGGAGCGTCCCCCCCACCCCGAAGGAAATGAGCAATGTCATGCAAAGGCCTCTTGGCCTGGAGAAAGTGCCTGTCACCGCCTGGGGGATAGCAAGAAAGATGGCAGCACCTACCAGCAACCAGACAGAGCAG tgtcacCAGCTGTTGCAGGTGCTGAGCCCTCTGTGCCCTCCTCTCCTGGGAGACCTGGCATCCAGGCAGATGGGAGACCATTCAGCTGCAC CTCAGTAAAGGAGAAGCCTTCTGACCCTGTGGAATGGACCGTGGCTGATGTTGTGGATTATTTCACAGAAGCTGGGTTTCCTGAGCAAGCATCTGCCTTTCAAGACCAG GAGATCGATGGGAAGTCGCTGCTGCTGATGCAGCGCACGGATGTGTTGACAGGCCTGTCCATCCGCTTGGGACCTGCCCTCAAGATCTATGAATACCACATCAAGGTGCTGCAGCAGTGCCACTTCGAAGAGGACGAGGGCGACTCCTTCATGGGATGA